The following are encoded in a window of Pongo abelii isolate AG06213 chromosome 14, NHGRI_mPonAbe1-v2.0_pri, whole genome shotgun sequence genomic DNA:
- the LOC100456063 gene encoding peptidyl-prolyl cis-trans isomerase A-like, with amino-acid sequence MVNPTMFFNMAVNDEPLCHVSFELFADKFPKTAENFHALSTEEKGFGYKGFCFYRIIPGFMWFMCQGSDFTYHNGTGGKSIYGEKFDDENFILKHTGPEPSHPQTNYLSMANAGPNTNVSQFFICTAKTEWLDGTHVVFGKVKEGMNIVEAMECFGSRKGKTSKITTVDCGQL; translated from the coding sequence ATGGTCAACCCCACCATGTTCTTCAACATGGCTGTCAATGATGAGCCCTTGTGCCACGTCTCTTTTGAGCTGTTTGCAGACAAGTTTCCAAAGACAGCAGAAAACTTTCATGCTCTGAGCACTGAAGAGAAAGGATTTGGTTACAAGGGTTTCTGCTTTTACAGAATTATTCCAGGGTTTATGTGGTTTATGTGTCAGGGCAGTGACTTCACATACCATAATGGCACTGGTGGCAAATCCATCTATGGAGAGAAATTTGATGATGAGAACTTCATCCTGAAGCATACAGGTCCTGAACCCTCACATCCCCAAACCAATTACTTGTCCATGGCAAATGCTGGACCCAACACAAATGTTTCCCAGTTTTTCATCTGCACTGCCAAGACTGAGTGGTTGGATGGCACGCATGTGGTCTTTGGCAAGGTGAAAGAAGGCATGAATATTGTGGAGGCTATGGAGTGCTTTGGATCTAGGAAGGGCAAGACCAGCAAGATCACCACTGTTGACTGTGGACAACTCTAA